A window of Mucilaginibacter sp. PAMC 26640 contains these coding sequences:
- a CDS encoding carbohydrate kinase, with the protein MQPVPVIAIFDVGKTNKKLFLFDEHYRIVYERSARFNETVDEDGDPCENLDSLRLSVFDSLREVFKLVEFNIRAINFSTYGASFVHIGESGNAVAPLYNYLKEYPADLKEQFYQTYGGETKLARETSSPVLGNLNSCMQLYRLKYQKPDVFSEIKYSLHLPQYMSYLLTGRACTDLTSVGCHTGLWDFAKKDYHDWVYAEALISKFAPITNADFVMQGKEPGYDYVVGIGLHDSSAALIPYLVNFTEPFVLISTGTWCISLNPFNNSPVTDEELENDCLQYIQFKGEPVKASRLFAGNEHELQIKRIARHFQIKTAELKHVEYDPGIISQLQNNGAIAHLPFTRHQSAFAARELSFFVDYKEAYHQLVADIMDQQVQATNLILGGNQIHRIFVDGGFSKNRIYMNLLARAYPQLEVFAASMAQATAIGTAIAIHKSWNSKPLPADIIELKYYSGHHPATL; encoded by the coding sequence AGGATCGTTTATGAACGTTCGGCGCGCTTTAACGAAACCGTAGACGAAGACGGCGACCCTTGTGAAAACCTGGATAGCCTGCGCCTATCAGTTTTTGATTCGCTGCGTGAGGTCTTTAAATTAGTAGAATTCAACATCAGGGCGATCAATTTTTCCACTTATGGGGCAAGTTTTGTGCACATCGGCGAAAGCGGAAATGCTGTAGCGCCGCTGTATAATTATCTGAAGGAATATCCTGCAGATTTGAAAGAACAGTTTTACCAAACCTATGGAGGTGAGACGAAACTTGCACGCGAAACGTCATCGCCGGTATTGGGTAATCTAAACTCGTGTATGCAATTGTACCGGCTCAAATACCAAAAGCCAGACGTTTTCAGCGAGATAAAATATAGCCTGCATTTGCCGCAGTATATGAGCTACCTGCTTACAGGCAGAGCTTGTACCGATCTTACAAGCGTTGGCTGCCATACCGGGCTTTGGGATTTTGCCAAAAAAGATTACCATGATTGGGTTTACGCTGAAGCGCTCATTAGCAAATTTGCGCCGATCACCAATGCCGATTTTGTCATGCAAGGCAAGGAACCCGGTTATGATTATGTGGTAGGCATCGGTTTGCATGATAGTTCTGCTGCACTGATTCCTTACCTTGTTAATTTTACGGAGCCTTTTGTACTGATCAGTACGGGTACCTGGTGTATCAGCCTCAATCCTTTTAATAACTCCCCGGTTACCGATGAGGAACTGGAAAACGATTGCCTTCAGTATATTCAGTTTAAAGGGGAGCCGGTAAAGGCATCCCGGCTTTTTGCAGGTAACGAGCATGAGTTACAAATAAAGCGTATTGCCCGGCATTTCCAGATCAAAACAGCAGAACTAAAGCATGTGGAATATGATCCGGGTATCATCAGTCAGCTGCAAAATAACGGAGCTATCGCGCACTTGCCATTTACACGGCACCAATCTGCATTTGCAGCGCGTGAACTGAGTTTTTTTGTGGATTACAAAGAGGCCTATCACCAGCTGGTGGCGGATATTATGGATCAGCAGGTGCAAGCCACGAATCTGATCCTGGGCGGTAACCAGATCCACCGCATCTTTGTGGACGGTGGTTTTAGTAAAAACAGGATCTATATGAACCTGCTGGCAAGAGCATACCCGCAACTGGAAGTATTTGCAGCCTCAATGGCACAGGCAACTGCTATAGGTACGGCCATTGCCATTCACAAAAGCTGGAACAGCAAGCCGCTGCCTGCCGATATCATCGAATTGAAGTACTACTCCGGCCATCATCCGGCTACGTTGTGA